A section of the Hemitrygon akajei chromosome 8, sHemAka1.3, whole genome shotgun sequence genome encodes:
- the ca4a gene encoding carbonic anhydrase 4a, which translates to MHSLVFFLSLLPLTSGAGHWCYDSQDVHCGPSNWHTQFETCGKKKQSPINIVTGKAKLNSSLCPFNFEGYDDDNMEWLIRNNGHSVQVNLEGDITISGGGLPGTFKALQFHYHWGTTTLPGSEHTINRVQYPMELHIVHMNKKYHSLDEALRHSDGLAVLGFMIIESAKANDGSKNVIEALNKVRHNGAMSKLKQFSLKNMIPDQKKLKKYYRYQGSLTTPPCSEAVIWTVFAEPIQWNNDQLNAFPKEIFFNGSEHMVKNFRTVQDPEGRMVYVSNSAVGSFHVALLWSVLVVWASVLLN; encoded by the exons GTCATTGGTGCTATGACTCCCAAGACGTGCATTGTG GACCCAGTAATTGGCACACTCAGTTTGAAACATGTGGAAAGAAGAAACAGTCCCCAATTAACATTGTAACTGGGAAAGCTAAGCTCAATTCTTCTTTGTGTCCCTTTAACTTTGAAGGCTATGATGATGATAATATGGAATGGCTTATTAGAAATAATGGGCACTCAG TTCAGGTGAATTTAGAAGGAGACATCACTATTAGTGGTGGAGGTCTTCCTGGCACATTCAAGGCACTTCAGTTCCACTATCACTGGGGAACGACAACTCTCCCTGGGTCAGAACATACTATAAATAGGGTGCAGTACCCCATGGAG TTACATATAGTCCACATGAATAAAAAGTACCATTCGCTGGACGAAGCTTTGAGACATTCAGATGGTCTGGCTGTGCTGGGATTTATGATTATT GAGTCAGCAAAAGCTAATGATGGAAGCAAAAATGTGATCGAAGCTCTGAACAAAGTTCGACATAATG GTGCTATGTCCAAGCTGAAACAATTTTCATTGAAAAATATGATTCCCGATCAAAAAAAGCTTAAAAAATATTACCGTTATCAAGGCTCATTAACGACTCCACCTTGCAGTGAAGCAGTGATTTGGACGGTGTTTGCAGAACCCATTCAGTGGAACAATGATCAG ctcAATGCATTTCCTAAAGAAATCTTCTTCAATGGCTCTGAACATATGGTTAAAAACTTCAGGACGGTTCAAGACCCAGAAGGTCGCATGGTCTATGTTTCAAATTCAGCTGTTGGGTCCTTTCATGTTGCGCTGCTGTGGTCTGTACTTGTGGTCTGGGCATCTGTATTATTAAACTGA